Sequence from the Terriglobales bacterium genome:
CTGGACGTTGTCTACAATCACTTTGGCCCGGACGGATGCTACCTGCGCGAGTTTTCTCCCGCCTATTTCACCGATCGCTACAAGAACGAATGGGGCGAGTCAATCAACTTTGATGGTCCAGACTCGCAGGGTGTTCGCGAATTCTTCGTCAGCAACGCCGAATACTGGATTCGCGAATTTCATTTTGATGGCCTGCGCCTCGACGCCACGCACCGGATTATCGACTCCTCGCCGCGACACATTATCTCCGAAGTTGGGGAGGCGGTTCGCCGTGGGGCCAGCCAGCGCGCCACCATCGTCGTCGCCGAAACCGAGACGCAGGAGTCGTTTCTGGCCCGCCCGCTTGAGCAAGGTGGCTGCGGACTCGATGCCTTGTGGAACGATGATTATCACCACAGCGCAATGGTCGCGCTCACTGGCCGGATTGAAGGCTATTACAGCGATTTCCGTGGTACTCCTCAGGAACTTATCTCGGCGCTGAAGTTCGGCTTTCTCTTCCAGGGCCAGTGGCATAAATGGCTGAAACAGCGTCGCGGAATGCCCAGCCGGGATCTGGACCCGGCTGCCTTCGTGATTTTCCTGGAAAATCACGATCAGGTATCCAACTCGGCAGATGGCAAGCGTCTTCATCTCATGGCCAGTCCGGGCGGCTACCGCGCCCTCACCTGCCTAACGCTATTGGCACCCGCTACTCCCATGCTGTTTCAAGGTCAGGAGTTCGCGGCGTCGTCGCCATTCGTCTTTTTCGCGGACCATGAGTCGGGGCTCGCCAAATCAGTTCGCAAAGGCCGGATGGAGTTTCTGACCCAATTTGGCCGCGCTGCTGATCCGAAAATGAGCCGCAACATTCCCGACCCCGCCGATCCCCAGAGTTTCGAGTCGTGCCGGATCAAGTGGCTCGAGCGGGAGCGCAATTTAGAAACCTACAGCCTCCATTGCGATCTGCTTCGCCTTCGCCGCGAGGACCCCGTATTCGCACTCCAGAAGCATCACGCGATCGATGGCGCGGTACTCGCGCATTCGGCGTTCGTCCTGCGTTTGTTCGGCGACGGTGCGGGCGACCGCTTGATCATCGTGAATCTCGGTCATGACCTGCGCCTGGAGTCGGTTGCTGAGCCACTGATGGCGCCGTCCCCGGAAATGCGTTGGGAATTGCTGTGGTCTTCCGAAGACCCGCGCTATGGCGGGTCCGGCACCCCGCCGGTGCAAACCAAAGAGACTTGGAATCTTCCGGCGGAGGCAGCAGTGGTTCTTAAAGCGACAGCGGAAGAGTAGTGCGAGCTCAAGACTACAATGGGCCATGCCGCGCGGGGACTCCACGCCTCCACTCATTGACTTTCGCTGCCTGTCAGTTATGCGCGGAGACAAGCTCGTCCTCCGCGACCTGAATCTGCGCATCGAGTTGGGCGAGCACGTGGCTATCCTGGGCCCAAATGGATGTGGCAAATCCACTCTCATCCAGACCATCACCCGCGACTTGTACCCTTTGGAGCGGGAGGGATCATTCGCTGCCATATTAGGTTCCGAGCGCTGGAATGTCGCAGACCTTCGTTTTCACCTGGGTATCGTGTCCAACGATCTCATGGCATTTTGCACCCGCGAGATCATCGGCCGCGATGCTGTGCTCTCAGGCTTCTTCAGCAGCGCGGGTGTCTGGCCGCATCACAGAGTGACCTCGGGCATGCGCCGGAAAACTCAGGAGTTGCTAGAACTGCTGGAAGTTCCTCATCTGGCAGAGCGGATGGTTACGGAGATGTCCTCCGGCGAGGCCCGCCGTATTCTGATCGCGCGTGCCCTGGTTCATGACCCCAGGGCGCTGCTCTTCGACGAGCCCAGCAACAGTCTCGATCTCCTCGCCCAGCATGAACTCCGCTCAATCATGCGCAAACTCGCGGCGTCCGGCATCACCCTGGTGCTGGTTACTCACCATCTCATGGATGTCATACCGGAAATCGATCGCGTCATCCTGATGAGTGCGGGCCGTATCGTCGCGGACGGACCAAAAACAGAGTTGCTGGAGCGGGAACGGCTGCGCGCGGTCTTTGGTGTTCGCCTGGAACTTGCGCAACACGACGGGTACTACCATATTTGGTAGACACACTCCTGTTCACAGATTCCGGAATGCTGGCACTAATTCCGGCATGTAAGGCCGAATTTCGGCTAAACTAACCCTCATACCTCGGCGGGGTGAGGACTCGGTGCCGAACCTGATCCATCTCGCGATTCCAGCTTTCTTGTTGTTACTGGTTGCGGAAGCAGTTGCTGGCGCGGTCATGCGGCGCGACCTGTACGAGTGGAAAGATACGGCTGCCAGCTTGACCATGGGCGTGGGCAACGTTTTGATCGCACTCGTCAGCAAAGCCATGGTGTTTGCCCTCTACACCCTCGTTCATCGCTTTGCTATTTTCAAGATTGGTTACCAATGGTGGGCATGGCTGGTTCTGTTCTTTGCAGAAGATCTGAGCTATTACATCTTCCATCGCACCAGCCATGAATGCCGCTTCTTCTGGGCCTCCCACGTAATTCATCACTCCTCGCAACGCTACAACCTGGGCACCGCCCTTCGCCAGACCTGGACCGGAGGCTTCACCTCATTCATATTCTGGCTTTGGCTGCCGCTGCTAGGCTTCCAGCCGGTAATGATTATGACCATGCAGGCCATCAGCCTGCTCTATCAATTCTGGATCCATACCGAGTTGGTGCGCTCGATGGGGCTTTTGGAGAGAGTCTTCAACACTCCATCCCATCATCGCGTCCATCACGCCTCCAACGGTCCTTATCTCGATCGCAACCACGCCGGCACCCTCATTATATGGGACCGGCTGTTCGGGACCTTCGAACCTGAGGATGTGGAGAATCCTCCTGTCTACGGCTTGACCAGGAACATCAACAGCTACAATCCGCTGCGGATTGCATTTCACGAGTGGGCCGACATTCTTCGTGACTTACATTCTGCAGCGAGCTGGCGTGAACGGTGGGATTCTGTTTTCGGGCGTCCAGGGCTAAAATGCGAACGCGCCGTTCAGCCGTGGAAAAATTCAGCAATCGTCAGCAGTCCTGAGAACATAAATTTTTGAAGATTACGCGCGACGCATCGTCTAAAGAAGTAGTCTCACAACCCTGGTGTTGCCGAACACCAGTATCCTTCGACGCACTAAACAAACGCTGGCCAGCAACAGAGAATCGCTCCCAGAGGAGGAATCACGATGGCTGCGAATTCTGCCGCGACCGCCTTTTCCTTTCGCAACTCGCGAACCACCCCTAGCCTTCCATCACCAACTGACACTGAGAGCTTGGAATCCTATGCCATTGGGCCCAAACTGCGCGCTCTCCGGCTTCGTCGCAGCATGGGACTGGTTCACTTGGGAAAGCAGACCAGTCTGTCCCCGGGACTCCTTTCCAAGCTGGAGACCGGCAAGCTCTATCCCACCCTTCCAACGCTGCTGCGCATTGCGCGAGTCTTCGGCGTTGGACTGGACCACTTCTTCACCACGTCCAACGGCAATTCCGCGAACCTGACCCGCCATGCGGAGCGGTTGCGATTTCCCGAAAAGATGGGAATCTCAGGAGTCGCTTATCTTTGCGAGTGTTTGAGCCACCCCCTTCCGGATAGCAAGTTAAGCGTGTTCCTCGCGCAATTTGAGAGCGAAAGCAGCAAGGCGCCTTGCCACCAGCATGCAGGCTGCGAGGTGATTTATTTGCTGGAAGGAAAGCTTAGCCTCCGGATCGGACTAGAAGAATTCGCGCTGGAGGAAGGAGACTCGATCCAGTTTGATTCTGGTACTCCCCACAGCTACCACCGGCTGGGGATCCAGCCCTGCAGTGCGATTCTCGTTCACTCTCGATAGGTCCGTTGGTTGGGCAAAGGTAGAATAGGGACGTCCGGTTCGTTTTCCGAGGCGCAATCCCATGTCTGCCATAAACAGCCGCACTGAAATTGCGCGCGGGCAAATGCCCGCCGTTCCCCTGACTATTGAGGGCTCCAGCGTTCTCCATCAGATGATGCGTTTTCGCTGGTCCGCTTGGCGTGCGCTATCGCCAGCAAAGCGCGCAGAGATTGTCCGGGCGGCAGTGCCAGTGCTCAAGCGCATGGAAATGCAAGATGCCGAGCGCTCGGATTCCATTCAAAGCGCGCTCTATTCCCTGCTTGGGCATAAGGGCGATCTCATGCTGGTCCACTTCCGTTCGTCGTTCGAAGACTTACACCGCGCCGAGATCGAGATCGCTAAGCTGGAGCTCTCCGATTACCTGGAAACCAGCAATTCCTACCTCTCCATGGTTGAACTGGGCTTATACGATTCAACCGTAAAGCTCTATGAGTCGTTGGCCGGACGTGGGATTGAGCCCCATTCCGCGCAATGGGTTCAGGAATGTGAAGAACTTCTCGATCGCCAGCGCGAAGCCATGAAGACCCGGCTCTATCCCCCAATTCCCGACACTCGCTACGTATGTTTCTATCCCATGGATCGCCGCCGTGGCGAGGACAAGAACTGGTACACCCTGCCCATCGTGGAGCGTCAGCGTCAGATGCATGAACACGGCATGGTCGGACGGCGATACGCCGGTGAGGTGCGGCAAATCATCACGGCTTCCATTGGCTTCGATGATTGGGAGTGGGGCGTGGACCTGTTCGCTGACCATCCGCTGGTGTTCAAGAAACTCATTTATGAAATGAGATTTGACGAGGTCAGCGCCGTTTACGCCCTCTTCGGCTCATTCTTCGTCGGCCTGCGTGTGCCCGCGGAAAAGCTGCCGGAACTGCTCCAGATATAGCAACCAAGCATGGCTCTAATCGTGGCATCCTCCGACGTGCACGCCGCTGGCGTGTTCACCACTTCGCCCATACCCAGAGGCAAGCGAATCGTGGAGTACACCGGCCCCAGGGTCACCAAAGAAGAAGGCGACCGCATCTACGACGAGAAGCCGGTCACTTATCTGTTTTCGCTTGAAGACGGGCGCGTAATCGACGGCCATGGCATCGCCATGTTCATCAATCATTGCTGCGATCCCAATTGCGAAACCGACGAGGTGCGCGGGCGCATCTGGATCTATGCCCGCCGTAACATCCAGGCAGGCGAAGAACTAACTTACGACTACAACCTGTTCGATGGTGATGACGACGCACCCTGCTCCTGCGGAGCCAAACGCTGCCGTGGGACGCTATACTCTCGGGCAGAAATGCGGAAACGCAAAGGGAAGAAAAAGTAGCAGGAACGCTGTAGACAGAAAGCCTGATCGGACGATGTTAACGATACGGCAATTGGCTGTTCTTCCGTTTACCTGATTACAATTTACTCGATCGCCAGTTTTCTAGGCCGCGCCCCTCACGAACGACCCGATCGCCTTATCCTCGCCTTCGTAAACTTCGAACACCGTCAGCAGCTTCGTAACTTGCAGCAGATCTACGACGCGCTGGCTGAGGTTAGCGAGTTTGATGTTGCCGCCGGCGTTGCGCGCCGAGGTATAAAGCCCGACCAAGGTTCCCAGACCTCCGCTATCGATGTAGGTCGTATCCCCCAGGTTGATCACGATCTTCTTGGTCGAATTCAGGAGGTTTTTTACCAAGTCCCGCAAAGCCGCGGCTTCATCTCCGAACAAAATTCGGCCCCTGCAATCGACGATGGTTATCCCGTCCACAACACGGGTAGTCAACTTAAGCTGCATTGCGGTCCCTCCAGTGAAAGCCTGGCAAAGACTAGCTGTTTAGAGACGAGTTTTCAAGTGTAGCAGCTATTTTTGCCAGGCTACGCTCCTCGGACGGGAAATCGCGAGCTCATCGGCGCCTGAACTTAATCCTTCCTCAGCCGGGCGCCGTCGGCATTCCCCGCAGCCCCTGCTATGCTCACGCCTGCCAAATCGCTCAATTTATAATCAAACGATCTCATGAGCTACCAGGTGCTCGCCCGTAAATACCGGCCACAGCGTTTTTCCGATGTCATTGGGCAGGATCACGTAACCCGCACCCTGCGGAACGCCATCGAGCAGCAGCGGATCGCCCATGGGTACATCTTCAGCGGCCACCGGGGTATCGGCAAGACCACCATCGCCCGCATTCTGGCGATGGCCCTGAACTGCCGGTCCACAGACCATCCTGTTTCCGAGCCCTGTGGGGTATGCGATTCCTGTCTCGAAATCCGCAATGGCAATTCAGTGGATGTTATTGAGATCGACGCCGCCACCAACCGTGGCATCGATGAAATCCGCGAACTCCGGGAGGCGGCACGCTACCGCCCCGCCCGGGACCGCTTCAAAATCTACATCCTCGACGAAGCCCACCAGATCACCGACGCCGCTTTCAATGCCTTGCTGAAAACGCTGGAAGAGCCACCGCCTCACATCATCTTCATGATGGCAACCACCCAGGCGGAGGATATCCCCCAGACCATCCGCTCGCGTTGCCAGAACTTCAGCTTCCATGCCGTTCGCTTTGACCAGATCGTGAATCAGCTGCGTTCGATCGCTAAGTCCGAGGGCATCGTAACCGACGAAAGCGCATTGGCCATGCTGGCGGAGGCTGGCGACGGCTCCATGCGCGATGCCCTTTCCATCATGGATCAGGCGATTGCCAGCTCGGGAAACAAGGTCTCCGCCGATAGCGTGCGGCAGCTGGTGGGAACAGTTCCTTCGGAGATCCTGGAGCAGCTGATGGGCGCGGTGGAGGCCAATTCCAGCGACCAGGCCCTTCAGCTCCTGGACAAGCTCATGACCGAGGGGCAGAACCCCCTACATTTCGCCCGCCAGCTGGTGCGGTTCCTGCGAAGTGCGATCGTGGTCAAGATAGGCGGCAACAGCTCTTCCCTGCTCCAGATTTCCCAGGATGAGATTGAGCGCGTTAGCCGGGTGGCTGAGAAATTCAGCGAAGAAGACCTGACGCGCTTCCTGCAGATAATGCTCCGTACCCATGGCGAGCTCAATTATCGGCAGGAGCAACGATTTCACTTGGAACTGGGCCTGTTGAAGATGGTCCACGCGCAGCGGTTGCTTCCCATGGAGCAGCTACTGAGCGGGGCAACAGTCTCGGACGCAACTGCGGCTCCGGGCAGCCGGCCGGTAAGCTCCCCCAGCCAGTTGCCGAGAGCGGCGGGATCGAAATCCACCGAGATGCCACAGCCGCCGACGTCAGCACAGTCTCCGCGGGCCGCCAGGCCGTCGCCATTCGAGGCCGATGTCGCCCGCAAGGGCGGAAGCCCCAGAAGCGCCCAGACGGAAGTTGTTTCCGGCACCTCCGCGCTGGCCGTGGAAACCACGACAGTAGTTCCCGAATCCCAGCCGCGGATTGGATTGCCAGCCGAGAACCTGCTTTCTGAGCTTCAGAAGCTGATTTTGACCGCCTTGGAAAACGCCGGCCAGAAAATGCTGGCCGATACCCTGGACGAAGGCTCGTGGGCGCTATCGGACAGTGAATTGACCGTGACCGTCAACCGCCGTCAGAGCCTGTTGGATGCAGCGCTAAATGCAGAAGCGCGGCAGATCATCAACTCAGCGACAACAAAACTGCTGGCTCGGCCACTCCGCATGCGGCTGATCAGTGGCGCCGTGAATGGAACAGAAGCTTCAAAGGCCAGTTCTGCCCCGGAAAGCGGACAGGATGCCCGTTCGCGTGCTGTCACTGATCCTGTGGTGCGGAGAATGCGCGAGAAGTTTGGCGCAGAAATTCGCACCGTTGTCGATCATAAGCAAAAGAATGGGCGCTAGTGTCCGATCCAGCTCTAATGGAGAAATTCATGAGTGGTTTTGACCCCAGGCAGTTGCAGCAGATGATGTCGCAGGCGCGGCAGCAGTACGAGCAGATGCAGCGAAAGCTGCAATCCACGGTTGTAGAGGGTTCGGCTGGCGGAGGCAGCGTCACCGTCAAGATGAACGGACTCAAGCAAGTGCTGCAGGTCACGATTGAGCCAGAAACGGCGAAGTCGGGAGACCTGGAAATGCTGCAGGATCTGGTGACCGCCGCCTTCAATGCCGCCGGCCAGAAGGTCGATCAGGAGATCCAGTCCACCATGGGAGGAATGTTAGGTGGATTGCAGATGTCTGGGCTGTTCGGCTGAGATCCTACGCGGTCGCGTGAGATACTTCTTACATCATCCGATCTGACTTCGCACTTATCCTATGTCCCGTTTTGCAGAGCCAATGGCTCGCCTGATCGAGGAGTTGAAGAAGTTGCCAGGCGTTGGCGCCAAGAGCGCCCAGCGGCTCGCCTTCCACATTCTCCGCAGTGACGACGAAGAAGCTTCCGCGCTGGCGGCCGCCATTCATGACGTGAAGGCCAAGCTTCATCTCTGCTCTATCTGCAACAACATTACCGACGTCGACCCGTGCGTCTATTGCTCGAACCCGACGCGAAACCAGCGGCTGGTGTGCGTAGTAGAAGAGCCCACCAACATCAGCGCCATTGAAAAATCGCGGCAGTTTAATGGCGTGTATCATGTGCTGCACGGCACCATCTCGCCTCTTCACGGAGTCGGCCCGGAACAGCTGCGCACTGCCAATCTGGTCAAACGCATCGACGCAGGCGAAGTCGACGAGGTGATTCTCGCTACGAATCCCACCGTGGAAGGTGAGGCTACGGCGGTTTATTTATCTGATCTGATTCGGCGTCCTCATTTGAAGGTAACGCGCATTGCCACTGGCATCCCGGTTGGCAGCGACATTGAGTACGCGGATGAAGTTACGATCCTGAAGGCCATGGAAGGACGGCGGGAAATCTAACGGAGCTTGATCCTCACGCTGCTGGCGAGGAACTAGGTTTCTTTGACAAGGCCAGTTCGTATTCTTTGATCACCAGCGCGATTCCAACCGCTGCTCCCTGAGCGCCTGTCTCCACTCTCACTACCTTACCCAAACAGCGAACGCGGGCGGTTTTCGTTTGTATGCGAGAAGGACGCAACACAAGCTCAAGATTTGTCCCTTCTGCCGGCTCGAAATCCGAATACACAAAAATTCCGCTT
This genomic interval carries:
- a CDS encoding sterol desaturase family protein, which produces MPNLIHLAIPAFLLLLVAEAVAGAVMRRDLYEWKDTAASLTMGVGNVLIALVSKAMVFALYTLVHRFAIFKIGYQWWAWLVLFFAEDLSYYIFHRTSHECRFFWASHVIHHSSQRYNLGTALRQTWTGGFTSFIFWLWLPLLGFQPVMIMTMQAISLLYQFWIHTELVRSMGLLERVFNTPSHHRVHHASNGPYLDRNHAGTLIIWDRLFGTFEPEDVENPPVYGLTRNINSYNPLRIAFHEWADILRDLHSAASWRERWDSVFGRPGLKCERAVQPWKNSAIVSSPENINF
- a CDS encoding STAS domain-containing protein, with product MQLKLTTRVVDGITIVDCRGRILFGDEAAALRDLVKNLLNSTKKIVINLGDTTYIDSGGLGTLVGLYTSARNAGGNIKLANLSQRVVDLLQVTKLLTVFEVYEGEDKAIGSFVRGAA
- the dnaX gene encoding DNA polymerase III subunit gamma/tau; the encoded protein is MSYQVLARKYRPQRFSDVIGQDHVTRTLRNAIEQQRIAHGYIFSGHRGIGKTTIARILAMALNCRSTDHPVSEPCGVCDSCLEIRNGNSVDVIEIDAATNRGIDEIRELREAARYRPARDRFKIYILDEAHQITDAAFNALLKTLEEPPPHIIFMMATTQAEDIPQTIRSRCQNFSFHAVRFDQIVNQLRSIAKSEGIVTDESALAMLAEAGDGSMRDALSIMDQAIASSGNKVSADSVRQLVGTVPSEILEQLMGAVEANSSDQALQLLDKLMTEGQNPLHFARQLVRFLRSAIVVKIGGNSSSLLQISQDEIERVSRVAEKFSEEDLTRFLQIMLRTHGELNYRQEQRFHLELGLLKMVHAQRLLPMEQLLSGATVSDATAAPGSRPVSSPSQLPRAAGSKSTEMPQPPTSAQSPRAARPSPFEADVARKGGSPRSAQTEVVSGTSALAVETTTVVPESQPRIGLPAENLLSELQKLILTALENAGQKMLADTLDEGSWALSDSELTVTVNRRQSLLDAALNAEARQIINSATTKLLARPLRMRLISGAVNGTEASKASSAPESGQDARSRAVTDPVVRRMREKFGAEIRTVVDHKQKNGR
- a CDS encoding XRE family transcriptional regulator, coding for MAANSAATAFSFRNSRTTPSLPSPTDTESLESYAIGPKLRALRLRRSMGLVHLGKQTSLSPGLLSKLETGKLYPTLPTLLRIARVFGVGLDHFFTTSNGNSANLTRHAERLRFPEKMGISGVAYLCECLSHPLPDSKLSVFLAQFESESSKAPCHQHAGCEVIYLLEGKLSLRIGLEEFALEEGDSIQFDSGTPHSYHRLGIQPCSAILVHSR
- a CDS encoding YbaB/EbfC family nucleoid-associated protein — translated: MSGFDPRQLQQMMSQARQQYEQMQRKLQSTVVEGSAGGGSVTVKMNGLKQVLQVTIEPETAKSGDLEMLQDLVTAAFNAAGQKVDQEIQSTMGGMLGGLQMSGLFG
- the recR gene encoding recombination mediator RecR → MSRFAEPMARLIEELKKLPGVGAKSAQRLAFHILRSDDEEASALAAAIHDVKAKLHLCSICNNITDVDPCVYCSNPTRNQRLVCVVEEPTNISAIEKSRQFNGVYHVLHGTISPLHGVGPEQLRTANLVKRIDAGEVDEVILATNPTVEGEATAVYLSDLIRRPHLKVTRIATGIPVGSDIEYADEVTILKAMEGRREI
- a CDS encoding ATP-binding cassette domain-containing protein → MPRGDSTPPLIDFRCLSVMRGDKLVLRDLNLRIELGEHVAILGPNGCGKSTLIQTITRDLYPLEREGSFAAILGSERWNVADLRFHLGIVSNDLMAFCTREIIGRDAVLSGFFSSAGVWPHHRVTSGMRRKTQELLELLEVPHLAERMVTEMSSGEARRILIARALVHDPRALLFDEPSNSLDLLAQHELRSIMRKLAASGITLVLVTHHLMDVIPEIDRVILMSAGRIVADGPKTELLERERLRAVFGVRLELAQHDGYYHIW
- a CDS encoding SET domain-containing protein-lysine N-methyltransferase gives rise to the protein MALIVASSDVHAAGVFTTSPIPRGKRIVEYTGPRVTKEEGDRIYDEKPVTYLFSLEDGRVIDGHGIAMFINHCCDPNCETDEVRGRIWIYARRNIQAGEELTYDYNLFDGDDDAPCSCGAKRCRGTLYSRAEMRKRKGKKK
- the hemQ gene encoding hydrogen peroxide-dependent heme synthase, which gives rise to MSAINSRTEIARGQMPAVPLTIEGSSVLHQMMRFRWSAWRALSPAKRAEIVRAAVPVLKRMEMQDAERSDSIQSALYSLLGHKGDLMLVHFRSSFEDLHRAEIEIAKLELSDYLETSNSYLSMVELGLYDSTVKLYESLAGRGIEPHSAQWVQECEELLDRQREAMKTRLYPPIPDTRYVCFYPMDRRRGEDKNWYTLPIVERQRQMHEHGMVGRRYAGEVRQIITASIGFDDWEWGVDLFADHPLVFKKLIYEMRFDEVSAVYALFGSFFVGLRVPAEKLPELLQI
- a CDS encoding DUF3459 domain-containing protein, with amino-acid sequence LDVVYNHFGPDGCYLREFSPAYFTDRYKNEWGESINFDGPDSQGVREFFVSNAEYWIREFHFDGLRLDATHRIIDSSPRHIISEVGEAVRRGASQRATIVVAETETQESFLARPLEQGGCGLDALWNDDYHHSAMVALTGRIEGYYSDFRGTPQELISALKFGFLFQGQWHKWLKQRRGMPSRDLDPAAFVIFLENHDQVSNSADGKRLHLMASPGGYRALTCLTLLAPATPMLFQGQEFAASSPFVFFADHESGLAKSVRKGRMEFLTQFGRAADPKMSRNIPDPADPQSFESCRIKWLERERNLETYSLHCDLLRLRREDPVFALQKHHAIDGAVLAHSAFVLRLFGDGAGDRLIIVNLGHDLRLESVAEPLMAPSPEMRWELLWSSEDPRYGGSGTPPVQTKETWNLPAEAAVVLKATAEE